The Nocardia sp. NBC_01329 sequence GAGCGAATATCCGGCGACCTTCTGCGCGATCTGCATGATCTGCTCCTGGTAGACGATCAGGCCGAAAGTATCGGCGAGGATCTCCTTCAGGGGCTCTTCCAGTTCGGGGTGGATCGGCTTGACCTGTTGACGGCCGTTCTTGCGGTCGGCGTAGTCGTTGTGGGCGTTCATACCCATCGGGCCGGGGCGGTAGAGCGCGAGCACCGCGACGATATCCTCGAACCCGGTGGGCTGCATCCGGCGCAGCAGATCCCGCATGGCACTACCGTCGAGCTGGAAAACGCCGAGAGTGTCACCGCGCGAGAGCAATTCGTAGGTGGCGGGATCGTCGAGCGGCAGATTGTCCATATCGAGGTCGATACCGCGATTGGACGAGATGTTGTCGAGCGCGTCGCCGATGACGGTCAGGTTGCGCAGGCCCAGGAAGTCCATCTTCAGCAGGCCGATGGCCTCACACGACGGATAGTCCCAGCCGGTGATGATGGCGCCGTCCTGCGCCCGCTTCCACAGCGGAATCGCATCCATCAGCGGTTCGGAGGACATGATGACCGCGCAGGCGTGTACACCCGCGTTACGGATCAGGCCCTCGAGACCGCGCGCGGTCTCGTAGATCTTCGCGACATCAGGGTTGCTGCCGATGAGATCACGGACCTCGGCGGCTTCCTTGTACCGCTCGTGCTGGGGATCCATGATCCCCGACAGCGGGATGTCCTTGGCCATGATCGGCGGCGGCAGCGCTTTGGAGATCTGGTCGGCGATGGCGAAACCGGGCTGACCGAACTGGACTCGCGCGGAGTCCTTGATGGCGGCCTTGGTTTTGATGGTGCCGAAGGTGATGACCTGAGCCACCCGGTCGCTACCCCAGCGATCGGTCGCATAGCGGACCATCTCACCGCGGCGGCGATCGTCGAAGTCGATATCGATATCGGGCATCGACACGCGTTCGGGATTGAGGAACCGCTCGAACAGCAGTCCGTGCGGAATAGGGTCGATATTGGTGATCCCCATCGCGTACGCGACGAGCGAACCGGCCGCGGAGCCACGGCCCGGGCCGACCCGGATACCGACCTCGCGGGCATGGTTGATCAGGTCGCCGACCACCAGGAAGTAGGCCGGGAAACCCATTTCGATGATGACGTCGAGTTCGAACTCGGCGCGTTCGACGTACTCGCGCGGCACCCCGCTCGGGAACCGGCGTTCCAGACCGCGGTGCACTTCCTTGCGCAGCCAGCCGGATTGATCCTCCCCTTCGGGTACGGGGAAGACCGGCATCCGGTCACGGTGCTCCCACACCTCGGCGTAGGACTGGACCCGTTCCCCGATCCAGACGGTGTTGTCGCACGCGCCGGGAATCTCGGCGTCCCACAGGGCACGCATATCGTCGGCCGATTTCAGGTAGTAGCCGTCGCCGTCGAATTTGAACCGGGTGGGGTCGGACAGGGTCTTACCGGTCTGGACACACAGCAGCGCCTCGTGGTTACGCGAGTGCTCCTTGGTGACGTAATGGCAGTCGTTGGTCGCCAGAGGCGGGATGTCGAGAGCCCGGCCGACCTCGATCAGGCCCTGGCGGACCCGCGTCTCGATGGACAGACCGTGGTCCATCACCTCGAGGAAGAAATTGTCGCGGCCGAAGATCTCCTGCCATTTGGCGGCGGCCTCGAGTGCTTCACGCTCGTGCCCGAGCCGCAGCCGGGTCTGCACCTCGCCCGAGGGGCAACCGGTGGTGGCGATGATCCCCTCGGCGTGCGCGGCGATGAGCTCCTCGTCCATCCGCGCCCATTTGCCGAGCTGGCCCTCGATACTCGCCAGCGAGGACAGTTTGAACAGGTTCCGCAGACCGGTCGCGTTCTCGGCGACCATGGTCATATGGGTGTAGGCGCCGGAGCCGGACACATCGTCGCTCTTCTGACCCGGATCACCCCACTGGATCCGTTTGGTGTCGAAGCGCGAACCGGGCGCGATATAGGCCTCGATGCCGATGATCGGCTTGATCCCGGCCTTCTTCGCCGAATGGTAGAACTCGGCCGCGCCGTACATATTGCCGTGGTCGGTCATTCCCACCGCGCTCATCCCGAGCCGGTCGGCCTCCGCGAACAGCGGTGAGATCTTGGCGGCACCGTCGAGCATCGAGTACTCGGTGTGGTTGTGCAGATGAACGAATCCGGACGAGGCGGCCAAGATCTGTCCTTCCTCCCAATGGCTCGGCGGGGGTTGGTGTAGCGAGTTTATGCGCACCGTCCGACCGCTTCGGCGCCGGATGGGCGTGCCCGCCGGACCCGGGCGTGTCGTACCGGGCGCCGGGCGCGGGAAACCGATTCTGCCACCGGCACGCTCGGCCACTGGTAGGGTCGTGCCGCGTCACATCCGGCGGACGACCGCCCACGATCGACCCCGCAAGTGCACGACCGACCAGCGAGGTGAACGATGACAGCACGTACGACCGCACTCGCGCTGCCCACTGCCGCGGTGCTGGCGGTAGGAATGCTGGCAGCCACTGCCGCACCCGCCGCGGCCGACGGTGGTTCGTTCCAGACCCTCTACTCCCTCACCGACGGCCCGTGCGTAGCTCAGATCGACACCTCGGTCAACGGACCGGGCTATCCGGAGCACGCGTCGTTCACCGTCTCGACCATCATGTTCGGCATCGGGTCGTGCAGTCTGCCGATCACCCTGAACTGGCGCAACCTCGATACCGGCGAGACCGGGTCGACCACCCGGACCGCGAACGGCCCCGGCCACTGGATGAACGACGGCCGCTCGGCGCTGTTCCATCCCGGGATCGGCCGCTTCACCGCGACCGTCTCCGTCGGCGCGGCCCATACCCCGGAATCGGGGTCCGTGGACTTCACTGTCGAGAAGTACCAGGGGTGATCACCGGCCTCCGCAGCGCGCACCCGGCCCGTTCTGCCTGATCGGGCCCGGCGTCCCCCGACGACTTTTCATCGACCTTCCACCACCCGGCGTGATCGCTGCGCCGGGTTCTCGAACTCGGCTCGCCGGTGCGGGCCGGTCATCGCTTCCGGAGAAGGTTTCCCGCGACAATGGCGGTTGCCGCGGGAAGCATGAGACGATGACCGGCCCACACCGGCGAGACGACTCGATGTGATCACCGACGAACCGGGCCGGGGCGAGTGGAGCCGGGTCATCGCGTATATCCGCGGGCCGGCTCGTAGCATGTGTCCAGGTCACGATGATCGTCGGCGAGGGCGGGCGGCGGACCGGTGATCGGTACAGCGGCAGTAGGGCCGGGACGGACAGGAACAGCGATGACCGCGACCTTGCTCACCGTGTCCGGCGCAGCCGTGCTGATCGCCGCGGCACTACTGATCTGGGCGCGACCCCGGCGGATGGTCACCACTCCCGCCGAACGCGCCGTGCACACCGCCTTACATACCGCCTCCCTGGCGGCCCGGCCACTCCGCCGCGGCCTCACTCGCGAGTCCGCAGCCGAGGCCGCGCCGCATCTGCGGGCCCTGGTCGGAGCCGAAGGGCTGGGGGTGAGCGATCCCGACGGTGAACTTCTCGCCTGGGACGGCACCCACGAGACACTGGCGGCCGAGTTCACCGGTGCAGCCAGACGGGCCGCCGCGGCGCAGCGGCCCGTCCTGGCGCACCTCCCCGAGACCGACCATCCGGGTCGCACCCTGGTCACCCAGCCGTTGCTCAGCGACAGCGGCACCGTTGTCGGAGCGCTGGGAATGGTCACCGGGAACCGGCCGGGTCCCGGTGCGCTCGGCGCCCTGGCCGAGGTCGCCCGATATGCCTGCGGCCAGCTGGAACTGGCAGAACTCGACGCGTCCCGCTCCCGGCTCGACCGCGCCGAGGTGCGCGCGCTACGCGCTCAGATCAGCCCACATTTCATCTACAACGCACTGAACACCATCGCCTCGTTCGTCCGTACCGATCCGGACCGGGCCCGCGAACTCATCTTGGATTTCGCGGATTTCACCCGGTACTCGTTCCGCGACGCCGGGGAATACACCGTGCTGGCCGACGAACTCAGCAATATCGAACGGTATCTCGAACTCGAACGCGCCCGATTCGGACCGGCGTTACAGGTGCGACTGCGGATCGCCCCCGAGGTGCTCGGCGTGACCCTGCCCTTCTTGGCCTTGCAGCCGCTGGTCGAGAACGCCGTACGGCACGGTTTGGCGGGCACGCCCGGCGGCGGCACGGTCACCATCGAAGCGCTCGACGCCGGAACCGACTGCGTGCTGAGTGTCGAAGACGACGGCGCCGGAATGGATCCCGACCTGTTGCGCTCCGGTTCGCCGGCCACGACCGGCACCGGGTCCACCGAGGGCGCGCATATCGGCCTGGCCAATGTGGACGACCGGCTACGCGCCGCCTTCGGCAACGATTACGGCCTGGTCGTGGACACCGCCCCCGGCGCCGGAACGAAGGTGAGCTTGCGGGTGCCCAAGTTCCGGCCCGGTATCAGACCGTGAACCGGAACGGCCGGGCCCCGCTCACCCTCACAGAGCGGGGACCGGCCGGCCTGCATCAGTAATTGCCAGGCCGGATGCCGCCGCCACGGCATCCGGCTCGCAGGTTCAGTGCACGGCCGCTTTCTCGGCGCCGACCCCGGTGAGCGCCCGGACTTCCATTTCCGCAGCCTTCACCGGATCCTCGGTGTCCTTGCCGCCGAGGTAGGTACCGACGACACCGAGCACGAAGGCAAGCGGGATGGACACGATCCCCGGGTTGGACAGCGGGAACCAGTCGAAATCGAGATCCGGCAGCATCGCCGTCGAGGAGCCGGAAACCGCCGGGGAGAAAACGATGAGCACGATGGTGGAGATCAGCCCGCCGTACATGCTGAACAGTGCGCCGGTGGTGTTGAAACGCCGCCAGAACAACGAGTACAGGATGGTCGGCAGGTTCGCCGAGGCAGCGACCGCGAAAGCCAGTGCCACCAGGAAGGCGATGTTCTGGCCGTTGGCCAGGATGCCCAGTGCGATGGCCAGGATCCCGATCACGACCGCGGTGATCCGGGAGACCCGGACCTGCGCGGCGTCGTCGGCTTTGCCGCGTCGGATGACATTGGCGTAGATATCGTGCGCGAACGAAGCCGATGCCGTGATCGTGAGGCCGGCGACCACCGCGAGAATGGTCGCGAACGCCACGGCCGAGATAATGCCCAGCAGGACGACCCCGCCCAGTTCGAAGGCCAGCAGCGGGGCCGCGGCGTTCTGCCCACCGGCCGCGCCGAGGATACGGTCCGGTCCGACGATCGCGGCCGCACCGTAGCCGAGCACCAGGGTGAACAGGTAGAAGGCGCCGATCAGCGCGATCGCCCAGACCACCGAGCGCCGTGCCTCTTTGGCGGTCGGCACCGTATAGAAGCGCATGAGCACATGTGGCAGACCCGCCGTGCCCAGTACCAGGGCCAGGCCGAGCGAGACGAAGTTCAGTTTCGACATCTCACTGCCGCCGTACTGCGCGCCGGGGGCGAGTACGTCGCGGGCGGCCACCTTGGCGTCCTCGGAACCGCCGATCGCGCTCTGCGCGCCGGAAAGGATCGCCGACGGGTCGAATCCGAATTTCGCCAGCACCATCACGGTCATCACCGCGGCGCCCGCGATGAGCAGGACCGCCTTGATGATCTGCACCCAGGTGGTGCCTTTCATCCCCCCGACCAGCACATACACGATCATCAGCACCCCGACCACGGCGATCACCACCGCCTGCCCGGTCTTACTGGACACATCCAGCAGCAGCGCCACCAGACCACCGGCACCGGCCATCTGCGCGAGCAGATAGAACAGCGAGACGGCGAGGGTGCTGATCGCGGCCGCGGTCCGCACCGGCCGTTGCTTCAACCGGAAGCTCAGCACATCGGCCATCGTGAATTTGCCGGTGTTGCGGAGCATTTCGGCCACCAGCAGCAGCGCGACCAGCCAGGCGACCAGGAACCCGATCGAGTACAGGAAGCCGTCGTAACCATAGACCGCGATGGCTCCGGCGATCCCGAGGAAACTCGCCGCCGACAGGTAGTCCCCGGCGATGGCGATACCGTTCTGCGGTCCGGTGAAACCGCGGCCACCGGTGAAATAGTCGGCGGCACCGGAGGTATTGC is a genomic window containing:
- the dnaE gene encoding DNA polymerase III subunit alpha yields the protein MLDGAAKISPLFAEADRLGMSAVGMTDHGNMYGAAEFYHSAKKAGIKPIIGIEAYIAPGSRFDTKRIQWGDPGQKSDDVSGSGAYTHMTMVAENATGLRNLFKLSSLASIEGQLGKWARMDEELIAAHAEGIIATTGCPSGEVQTRLRLGHEREALEAAAKWQEIFGRDNFFLEVMDHGLSIETRVRQGLIEVGRALDIPPLATNDCHYVTKEHSRNHEALLCVQTGKTLSDPTRFKFDGDGYYLKSADDMRALWDAEIPGACDNTVWIGERVQSYAEVWEHRDRMPVFPVPEGEDQSGWLRKEVHRGLERRFPSGVPREYVERAEFELDVIIEMGFPAYFLVVGDLINHAREVGIRVGPGRGSAAGSLVAYAMGITNIDPIPHGLLFERFLNPERVSMPDIDIDFDDRRRGEMVRYATDRWGSDRVAQVITFGTIKTKAAIKDSARVQFGQPGFAIADQISKALPPPIMAKDIPLSGIMDPQHERYKEAAEVRDLIGSNPDVAKIYETARGLEGLIRNAGVHACAVIMSSEPLMDAIPLWKRAQDGAIITGWDYPSCEAIGLLKMDFLGLRNLTVIGDALDNISSNRGIDLDMDNLPLDDPATYELLSRGDTLGVFQLDGSAMRDLLRRMQPTGFEDIVAVLALYRPGPMGMNAHNDYADRKNGRQQVKPIHPELEEPLKEILADTFGLIVYQEQIMQIAQKVAGYSLGRADILRRAMGKKKAEVLEAEFEGFEAGMQANGFSKPAIKALWDTILPFAGYAFNKSHAAGYGLVSFWTAYLKANFKAEYMAGLLTSVGDDKDKAAIYLSDCRKLGITVLPPDVNESETNFASVGADIRFGLGAVRNVGQNVVNSIITARTEKSKFTDFSDYLNKIDTVACTKKVTESLIKAGAFDSLNHPRKGLLLVHSDAIDAVMSTKKAEAIGQFDLFGGMGDEGAESVASVFDVKVPDEEWETKHRLALEREMLGLYVSGHPLNGVDHVLAAQADTQIPTILEGDIKDGTQVTVGGILASVNRRINKNGLAWASCQIEDLTGGIEVLFFPQAYSVYGMDVVEDAVVLVKARVSMRDDRISLIANDLAVPDLSAIGVAKPLAVTISTRMCTPDKIGELKRVLSRHPGTSDVHVRHVGAREKTTLLKLDDSLRVEPSSALMGDLKALLGPGCLAS
- a CDS encoding sensor histidine kinase; protein product: MTATLLTVSGAAVLIAAALLIWARPRRMVTTPAERAVHTALHTASLAARPLRRGLTRESAAEAAPHLRALVGAEGLGVSDPDGELLAWDGTHETLAAEFTGAARRAAAAQRPVLAHLPETDHPGRTLVTQPLLSDSGTVVGALGMVTGNRPGPGALGALAEVARYACGQLELAELDASRSRLDRAEVRALRAQISPHFIYNALNTIASFVRTDPDRARELILDFADFTRYSFRDAGEYTVLADELSNIERYLELERARFGPALQVRLRIAPEVLGVTLPFLALQPLVENAVRHGLAGTPGGGTVTIEALDAGTDCVLSVEDDGAGMDPDLLRSGSPATTGTGSTEGAHIGLANVDDRLRAAFGNDYGLVVDTAPGAGTKVSLRVPKFRPGIRP
- a CDS encoding solute symporter family protein codes for the protein MSLHAAGATVGNPVANIAIFAAFVAVTMVVVFWAGRNTSGAADYFTGGRGFTGPQNGIAIAGDYLSAASFLGIAGAIAVYGYDGFLYSIGFLVAWLVALLLVAEMLRNTGKFTMADVLSFRLKQRPVRTAAAISTLAVSLFYLLAQMAGAGGLVALLLDVSSKTGQAVVIAVVGVLMIVYVLVGGMKGTTWVQIIKAVLLIAGAAVMTVMVLAKFGFDPSAILSGAQSAIGGSEDAKVAARDVLAPGAQYGGSEMSKLNFVSLGLALVLGTAGLPHVLMRFYTVPTAKEARRSVVWAIALIGAFYLFTLVLGYGAAAIVGPDRILGAAGGQNAAAPLLAFELGGVVLLGIISAVAFATILAVVAGLTITASASFAHDIYANVIRRGKADDAAQVRVSRITAVVIGILAIALGILANGQNIAFLVALAFAVAASANLPTILYSLFWRRFNTTGALFSMYGGLISTIVLIVFSPAVSGSSTAMLPDLDFDWFPLSNPGIVSIPLAFVLGVVGTYLGGKDTEDPVKAAEMEVRALTGVGAEKAAVH